The genomic segment GCGATATGGAAGAGCGTGACGGCCATTTGTTTGCGGAAATGGAGAAGCGTAAAAACGTCCTGCTGACGTTAGATTATTCCATTGAGCCTCCGGAGAACGCCACAGCGGAAGAAAAGAATCTGGCGGCCGCCGTCAGCGAATGGATTAAAGGCATACCCAATCTGGAAGACGTTATTTTAAATGGTATGACCGCAATTGGTTATGGATTTTCGTGTCAGGAAATCGCCTGGGAAATGCAGGAAAAAATCTGGGTGCCTGAGTCGCTCATGCTACGTCCTCATTACTGGTTCAATACTCGACCAGAGGACGGGGATAAAATCGTACTGGATGATGGTACCTACCAGAACGGCCAGAGTGGTAGCGAGTTATGGCCGTTTGGCTGGCTGGTTCATCGTCATAACGCTCGCTCCGGGTTTATTGGCTCTTCCGGATTATTCCGGGTATTAGTCTGGCCATACCTGTTTAAAAACTTTGCGTTACGTGACCTGGCTGAATTCCTGGAGATTTATGGTCTACCGGCTCGCATCGCGTATTATGCTCAGGGTACCAGTGATGAAGACCGGGATAAGATATTAAATGCCCTGGTTCGTTTAGGCCATGACGCGGTAGCCGCACTCCCGCAGGGAAATGAAATCAAGTTTGAAAGCGCGGCATCCGGAGGGAGTGAGCCATTCCAGGCGATGATTGACTGGGCTGAACGCACGGTTTCTAAAGTGGTATTGGGTAGCACACTCACGACTCAGGCCGATGGTAAAAGCTCCACCAATGCATTAGGAAATGTTCATAACGAAGTGCGCCATGACCTGATGACATCGGATGCTCGCCAGTTAGAAGGCATGTTTAAGAGCCTGATATCCATGCTGGCGGCATTAAATGGTTATGGTGATATCAGTTACCGCCGTTTACCTCGACTGGTATTTGATACGCATGAAGAAATTGACCTGTCTGATTTTGCGGATAGCGTGGCGACATTGGTTAATGATGTTGGCATGGACGATATTCCGGTTTCATGGGTGAGGAAAAAAACCGGTATCCCGGCGGCGAAAAACGGCGAACCGGTATTAAAGCCACGGGTGACCATGACACCTATCCCGACCGCACTGAATCAGTCCATTTTAAAACTGGCCGCGCTGAACTCTCCGGTATCAGAGAATGACGACCCCGCCATGATAACGATGGAGAACGCCCCATTACCGGCTGAACAGATTAACCAGGCGATGAGCGAATTACTCACCCCTATGATTGAGGCGTTAAGTGCAGGTAAAAGCGCTGACGAAGCCATGAATATTATTGCGGCCAGCTACCCGGCGCTGGATGATTCAACATTACGTCAGGTTCTCAGCCAGGCATTTTTTGTTGTTGATATCTGGGGGCGGCTCAATGCCAACACTTAATGCGGCTGAACTGGGATATGCATTTACGTTAAAACCCGAAGAGGCTATCCAGTATTTTGAAAGTAAGGGGTATGTCATTGGTTTTAACTGGCATGATGTTGAAGCTGATGCACATGCCCGTGCGTTCACCGTTGCTGGTGTCATGAAGCTGGATGTTTTAGAGGATATTGAAACAGCATTAAATGAGTCGTTAAAAAACGGTGAAACCTACGAAGAGTTTAAAAAGAACCTGTTACCTACCCTGGAACAAAAAGGCTGGATAGGTAAAGGGCTGGTCTCCGACCCGGAGACGGGAGAACTGCAAGGTAAGCAGCTTACCCCTCGGCGTTTGAAAACCATTTTTGATACCAACAATGCCACTAACTATAACGCGGGTCGCTATGTTCAGCAGATGGGGGATGTTGCAAATCGTCCATACTGGGAACGCGTAGAGGTCATGGATAATCGTACCCGCGCCTCATGTACAGCCGTTCATGGGTTTACTGCGCGTTATGATGATCCTGTCTGGAACTTTCTCTACCCACCTGGCGGTTTCGGCTGTCGTGGCCGAGTCAGAGCGCGTTCAGAGGCAGATGTAACGCAGTATAATCTAACGGTTCAGTCCAGTGATGACCGCCTGGTTGAGGTCGAGCAACCCTATGGTAATACCACTATCCAGTCAACCGGGCTACGACTGACCAGTAACAAGGTGTATGTTCCCGATCCGGGTTTTGGGTTTAATCCTGGTAAGGTGGCCTGGCAACCTAATTTAGAAAAGTATGATTACCAACCCGCTCGCCAGTATGTTTCCCGTTCGTTAGCCGGTCCGGATTTTGCCAGAGGACTCAATAACGTTTCATCACTGGCTCCACAACAGCAGTACCCCGTCGGCGTACTCTCCCCGGAACAAATGAAAGTCACCGGTATGCAGCAGCAAACTGTTACGGTAGCAGCACCACAGATGCAGCAATTTGCTGCTCAGGACATGACACGGGCCGATTACATTTGGGTTCAGTCTGTTATTGATGAACCAGACCAGGTGATAAGCACCGGTACCGACGTTAAGTTTTACCGGAAAAATGGAAACCAGTGGGATGTTGCAACCGTCATCAATAATCTGCTGATGGATTTCACCCGCGTTAACAGTCCGGAGCCGGGGAAATAACCCGATGTTTCATTTAAAAATCGATGTTTCCCTGTATGAAAAATCCCTGGCTAAATTACTGGAAGGTACCCGTAACCGCCGTGAGCTGATGGGTCAGTTAACCGGGGATATGTTGGATGCGGTAGAGGAAAACTTTAAACAACAGGGTCGTCCGGCCTGGCTGGGATGGTCTCCCGCTTATGCTAAAAAGCGTGAAGGCGGAATGATACTGCAAAAGTCAGGGCGACTGGCGGCCAGTATTCGCGGTATCCATGATAATGACCGCTCTGTTGTGGGTACCAATGTTAAGTACGCCAGGATTCACAATCAGGGCGGCGATATTAGGCAGAAAGCCCGGACCACGTCACTGTATTATAAACAATCTAAGTCGGGAGAAGTCGGGAATCGGTTTGTCCCGAAACGCCAGTCTAACTTTGTGCAGAACGCTCATGTTGGTGCGTATACGGTCAGTATGCCAGCACGACCATTTTTACAGTTGATTGATAGTGATATAGATAAAATGAAAGAAACGGCACAGCGGTACTTTAGAGGGCTGGTTGACTGAGCAGGTGAAAATGCGCTGTAATCTCTCTGGTGCGTTTCTTCGTTTTTTCTGTATCATGGTTGCACTGCGTTTGTTTAAATCGCTTTTAAACGTTTTTAAAAGGGGTTTAACAGCGGTTGTATCATTACCCCATATTCATTATTTATTTTCTCCTGATATTCCACTTATCGCTGAACCCTGTCACCCGCTCGTTGCTGTGTAATATCGCTATTTTTGCGGTATGAAAATACGTATTGCAGCACTCACCCTTAAAATTAATCAGGCTACTGCGAATGAGATCCAGCTTTTTCCGGCGGGTGAATTTGCAGCGGTAGACGGCCGTCCCCACAATGTTGAAAGTGGTCAATGGACGTTAACGGCTGAACTGGCGTCCGTACTGATTGAGCAGGTGGCCTCATCAACAAACCCGTTCGTGATTGATTATGAACATCAAACATTACGTACCGTCACTAACGGACAACCTGCACCGGCCGCCGGTTGGTATAACGCGCTGGAATGGCGCGATGATGGTTTGTATGCCATTAACGTCACCTGGACAAAAACAGCCGCCACCATGATTGATAACGGTGAATACCGTTTTATCTCCCCCACTTTTTTATACAACAAAAAAGGCGAAGTCGTGCGCCTGTTGCACGCGGCTTTAACTAACACCCCCGCGCTGGATGGAATGGATGAGGTGATGTTAGCCGCAGCCAGTCGTCTGGCATCCTTATCAACTTCACCGGAGAACATCACCGTGGATGAAGAACTACTGGCGAACCTGCTGCAATCATTGCGCTGGACGCTGAATTTACCAGCAACCGCAACCGCCGAAGATATTGTGGCGGAACTGCAAAAAATTATTGATGCCGTCTCTGCGGGTCAGGGTATGGCGGCGACCAGTGTTGGTCTGTTAGCGCTGCTGACGCAAAAAGACGAGCAGATTGTGGCGCTGACTGCAACAGCTTACGACCCGGAAAAGCACGCGCCGATTGAAGTTGTTAACGACTTGCAAGCCAAACTGGCGGCGGTGTCCATTACCTCCACCGAAAGTATCGTTGATGGTCTGGTTACCGCCGCCTTGTCTGACGGCCGTCTCCTGCCTGTCCAGGAAGCCTGGGCAAAAGACCTGGGTAACAAAAGTGTCGATAGTCTGAAAAGCTTTTTAGATAAAGCGCCCAAGATTGCCGCACTAACCGGACAACAGTCTGATACCCAGACTAAACCGGACGTGGATAAAAAGAACCTGATTATGACCGAACTGGATGCGGAGCAACTGGCTATCTGTAATCAGTTCGGTAATGACCCGGCCGAAATCGCCAAGTTGCTACAGGGGGAATAACCAATGGGCGACAGAAATACCTGGATTAAAGACGGCGTTCTTATCGCCGTTCCTGTTGATGCCGGAGCACTCATTCACGCCGGTAATATCGTGTGTGTTAAGTCCTCCGGATTTGCTACCGAAGGTGGCGACGCTAATACCACCGCTATTGGTATGGCACACGAAACCGTTGATAACAGTACCGGTACGGCCGGTGAGCGGGCTGTAGTGGTCATGCGTGGCAAATTGTTTTTCCTGGCGAATGACAGTGCTGCACCCGTCACCGGGGCATTAATCGGCAAGTCCTGTTATCTGCTCAATAGCGTTACTGCCACGGCGACCGCGACCGGACACCCGGTTGCCGGTAAGGTTTTTGAAGTCAATCCCGATGGGGTGTGGGTGCTGATTGCGTAAACCTTCGCGTCAACCGCTCAATTTTTAAGGAACAATCAAATGATCGTGAACAAGAAAAATATCGCCGTTTTCTTTTTGAATCTGAAAACGACGTTTCAAAATGCGCTAAAGAGCGCACCAACCCAGTGGCAAAAAATTGCCATGAAAGTCCCGTCCAGCGGTAAGGTGAATGATTACAGTTGGCTGTCGAATTTCCCTGGTATGCGCAAATGGGTCGGCGATAAAGTGCTTAAAGCGCTGGCCGCGTTTAAATACACGGTTGTCAACGAAGACTGGGAGGCGACCATCCAGGTTGACCGTAACGATCTCGAAGATGATCAGACGGGCCAATATGCACTACAAGCCAAATCAGCCGGTGAATCAGGGGCACAGCTTCCTGATGATATCGTTTTCGGTTTGGTGAATACCGCCTTTAACAGCCTGTGTTACGACGGCCAGTATTTCTTTGATACTGACCATCCTATGGGTGCCGGGACCTTCTCCAACCGCAGCACGAAAGCGCTGTCCATTGATAGCCTGGCCGCAGCAAAAGCATCATTTGGTGCAGCTCGCACCCAAATGCAAAAGGTAAAGGATGACGATGGCCGCGCGCTGAACGTTCGCCCTAATATTTTGTTAGTCCCTGTGGCCCTTGAGGATACGGCAAAAGCATTAATGACGGTCGACCGTTTAGAAGATGGTAAAGCCAATATCTATAAAGGTGCTTGTGAAGTGGTTGTCGAACCGCGATTGACATCAGACACCGCCTGGTACCTGCTGGATACCAGTAAACCGCTGATGCCGTTTATCTACCAGGAGCGTAAAGCGCCGCAATCCGTAGAACAGACCGACGAAAATTCGGACGATGTGTTCATGCGTAAATTGCTGAAGTTTGGCGTTGAAGCGCGTGCGGCGGGTGGTTATGGCTTATGGCAGCTCGCGTATGGTTCAACCGGAACAGAGGCGTAATCAGTCATGGAAAAAGTTATTCAAATTACCAGTAAACGTGAAGGATTCCGCCGCTGTGGTATTGCTCACAGCGAGACGACAACCTCCTACCCGTTAGATCGGTTCACCAAAGATGAACTTGAACGGCTTCAGAATGAGCCGATGTTGATTGTGCATATTACCGAGCCAACCAACAACGCCAAAAACGATGAGTTAGCTGAACTGAATGCCAATGTACAGGCGCTTTATCAAGACGTTCTGGATGGTCAGTCTAAGAACGATGAGCTGACGCAAAAACTGGCTGATGCATTGCGTGAAAATAATGACCTGCAAGCCCAACTGGTTGCCGGTACTAAAGCTCTCACCGATGCTGAAGCTGAGATAGCACGGCTTAATGCTGAACTGACAGCATTAAAAACACCAGAGTCCGACAAACCGGGCGCTAAGGCGAAGTAATGAGCTACGCAACCGGAGATGACATGGTGACAACGTTCGGTGAGCGCGAATGTATTTCGCTCACCGATCACAGTCACACCGGCGAGATTGACCAGAGCGTCATGGATAATGCGCTATCGCGTGCCAGTGCAGAAATTGATGGTTATCTTGTTGGTCGTTACGCCACGCCCTGGCCGGATGCACCGCGCATTTTAGTCGGGCGATGCTGTGATATCGCCCGTTATCAACTTGCCAGTGCGGAACGGATTTTATCGGATGAGATTAAGTTGCGATACGACGATGCCATCCGTTTCCTGGTTCAGGTCGCCAGCGGCAAGATTAGCCTGGGACGTACTGATACGGGTTCCGTTATTCAGGGTTCGTCTCAGGTGAAAATCTACTCTGGTTCTCGCCAGTTTGGGCGTGATTCTACGGGGGGCGGCGCATTTTGATTACGGATATTGAAACAGCGTTGGTTGCCCGACTACAGGCGGGTCTGGGTAAGATGGTCCGGGAAGTCGCCAGTTATGCCGGTGAGCTGGACGATGATGTTGGCCGTATCGTCAGCGTCTTCCCGGCTATCTGGGTGACGTTTGGCGGTATTACAAAAACTGAACCGTCGGGAACATCGCACCAGAAGTATAAAACACATGGCCGGTTTGTCGTGGTGGTGGGTGATTATAACCCCCGCAGCGAAGCCTCTACCCGTCAGGGTGGAGTCAATAAAAACGAAGTTGGCAGTAACCTTCTGGTGCAGTCTGTTCGTCGGCTCCTCATCGGTCAGGACTTGGGACTTGCGGTTAAGGAGTTTATGCCTGGTCGGGTGAAAACCTTGTTTAACACCGCAACCCGTGACCGGGGCTATTCCGTTTATGCGTGTGAGTTTGACACCTACTGGATGGAGAACGCGCTGGAAAATGGTAAATGGCCATTACGTACTGATGACCCCAACGACCAGGATGCACCATTTAATACTTATCACGGTCGTCTATCTGACCCTGACCCGGATTTAACGAGCATTGGTACTCGCTATCATCAGCCAGGAACAGACACCAGTGCTGACGTGTTAGGCAATATCAAATTAGGAGAGCAGGATGACAACGCTACTGGTTAAGGCTCGCGCCGGGTTAAAAATCCCGCTGGAGCATAATCCTAAAAAGTACATCACCACCGAGCCGGTACCCGTGGAGAGTTCCGCATATTACCGCCGGGCAGTGAAAGATGGTGATTTGGTTCTCTGCCAGCCGGAGTCTACCAAGACGGTCAACGAGCCAGTGCCCGGTGAACCCACTCACGAGGAATCAACGCCTACGGTAAACCGAGGAAAAGCAAAATGACCCAGATTGATTTCGATACCATTAAAAACAGCATTCGTAAACCGGGTGTATACACTGAGTTCAATACCCGAACGGCGGTGAATACACTGCCCGGTAATCCTCAGCGAATGTTAGTTATCGCCCCCATGCTGGTTTCAGGTAGTGTCCCGTCATTAAAGCCGGTACCGGTATTCTCTGACGTTGAAGCAGAGAAATACTTCGGTGCCGGTTCTCTGGCGCACATCATGACGCGAGCGGCCATCAAGGCAAATGCCTATCTGCAATTAGATGTGATTGGTTTGCCAAATGATGGCGCAGGCCAGGCCGCTACCGGCACCCTTAAAATCACTGGTACGGCAACGAAAAGCGGTACCCTGAGCGTGTGGGTATCCGGCGAACGCGTGGATATCAGCATTGATAATGCATCAACGGCAGCAACGGTTAGCAGTGCCCTAGTCACCGCGTTAACGCAAAAGACCGACCTGTTAGTATCCGCCGCACTGGCAACCGATACCATCACCCTGACGTGTAAAACCAAAGGCGCATGGGGTAATGATATTCAACTGCGAGCCGTCACAACCGCCACCGGATTAACGCTGACAGTGACCGCAATGACGGGTGGCGAACTGGACCCGGATATTCAACCGGCGTTGGATGCCGTTTTTGCTGCCGGTCATCACGTTCTGGCCTGTCCGTTCAGTACCGAAACGGCATTGAATGCGCTTAGTGACCATCTGACTTCCACCGGTAGCGCGATGGAGCAGCGTGGTGCAGTCGGTTGTGCCGGGTGGACAGGTACGTCAGGTACCGGCATTACCCTTGCCAGTTCGGTCGATGATGGCCGTATCAGTATGCCCTGGTATCGCGGTTCTGAAAAACTACCGGCCATCCTGGCATCGGCTTACGCTGCCGTTCTGGCCGCTGAAGAAGACCCCGCTCAGCCCTTCGATAACGTTGAAATCGTCGGTATGGATGTGGTGGCGCTGGAAGACCGTATCAGTCGTAACGAGCAAGAAATGGTGCTGTATAACGGCCTGACACCCATTCAGGTTGGTCCGGGCAACGCGGTGCAGATTGTTCGCGCCATCAGTACCTATACCGTTAACCCTGCGGGTATAGCAGACCCGGCGTTACTGGATATTACCACTATCAGAACGCTGGATTATGTCCGTACATCCTGTAATACCCGTCTGGGATTACGGTTCCCGAACAGTAAAAAGACAAACCGCACGCGTGCTCGTGTCTGGTCTGAACTCTACGATGTGCTGCTGAAATTAGAAGATGCAGAGATTATCGAAAATGTGGAGGCCAATAAAGGTTACCTCATCGTGCAGGAAAATGGTCAGGATGTCAGCCGTTACGACTGCGTTATTCCGAGTGATGTGGTTAACGGGCTGCATGTTATTGCGTCCCGCATCGATTTATACCTGTAACCCAGGGAGATAAAAAATGGCTATTGAAGAGTATATCGGCTCCATTGTGATGGACGTCGATAGCCGGGAGGTTGAGATAACTGACCTGGGCGAACAGATTAATACCGGTAAGAAAATCGTTAAAACCATGAACAGTAAAGGCGTGGCAAAGGGATTTTCGCGGGGTATTGCAACGTATGATCTGGATATTTCCGCCGTGGTACCGCTGGATGGTGATATTGACTGGGAAAATCTGGAAGGTGTGAAAATTACTATCACCCCACTCAGTGGTAGCGGTGGTCAACGGTACTCTTATCTGGACTGTTTCACGTCTGAAGTCGGGCGTAAGTATACCGTCGATAACGAAGCCAAGATCGACATCAAAATGTCGGCAATGCGTAAGGTGTATGAGTCATGACCGAAAACAAGAAAACCGAGAGTGGCCGTCTGAAAAACGGCATTCTTTATAATGATACGCTTCATTATGAGTTTGAAATCCGTCTACCGGTGATGCGAGATACCAGTAGTGCATTAGAACAAACCGAAGAGGCGTATGGCCAGATTGAAGGTTATACGGCAAATACCTTCTACCGTCAGGCGGTTCTGTCGTCTGCTATCGTTAGCCTGGGCGATATTCCGAAAGAAGATATCACACCGGCCTTGTTCATGGAGGAGCTAACGGAAGACGATTACGATGAGTTTCAGTCCGCGATTGCTCGTCTTAAGGTAAAGCGCAACGGCGGGAATCCAGCCTCGCCGGACTCCGTATAGCGGTTCTGGCATTAGGTCGCTGCGGATTGTCTGAGGAACGGGTCATGAATATGACCCGTACTGAGTTAGATGGTTTTATCGCGGTGCTGGGTGTACTAAACGGGAAGAAACCACCGGCGGATAAAACCGCTGTCCGTAAACTGAAATCAATGCGTCAGAAGCGGCCTAAAAAGAAGAGGAATAAATAGATGTCCGGTGATTTTAAAGCC from the Limnobaculum zhutongyuii genome contains:
- a CDS encoding Mu-like prophage major head subunit gpT family protein; translation: MIVNKKNIAVFFLNLKTTFQNALKSAPTQWQKIAMKVPSSGKVNDYSWLSNFPGMRKWVGDKVLKALAAFKYTVVNEDWEATIQVDRNDLEDDQTGQYALQAKSAGESGAQLPDDIVFGLVNTAFNSLCYDGQYFFDTDHPMGAGTFSNRSTKALSIDSLAAAKASFGAARTQMQKVKDDDGRALNVRPNILLVPVALEDTAKALMTVDRLEDGKANIYKGACEVVVEPRLTSDTAWYLLDTSKPLMPFIYQERKAPQSVEQTDENSDDVFMRKLLKFGVEARAAGGYGLWQLAYGSTGTEA
- a CDS encoding phage head morphogenesis protein; translation: MPTLNAAELGYAFTLKPEEAIQYFESKGYVIGFNWHDVEADAHARAFTVAGVMKLDVLEDIETALNESLKNGETYEEFKKNLLPTLEQKGWIGKGLVSDPETGELQGKQLTPRRLKTIFDTNNATNYNAGRYVQQMGDVANRPYWERVEVMDNRTRASCTAVHGFTARYDDPVWNFLYPPGGFGCRGRVRARSEADVTQYNLTVQSSDDRLVEVEQPYGNTTIQSTGLRLTSNKVYVPDPGFGFNPGKVAWQPNLEKYDYQPARQYVSRSLAGPDFARGLNNVSSLAPQQQYPVGVLSPEQMKVTGMQQQTVTVAAPQMQQFAAQDMTRADYIWVQSVIDEPDQVISTGTDVKFYRKNGNQWDVATVINNLLMDFTRVNSPEPGK
- a CDS encoding phage virion morphogenesis protein, encoding MFHLKIDVSLYEKSLAKLLEGTRNRRELMGQLTGDMLDAVEENFKQQGRPAWLGWSPAYAKKREGGMILQKSGRLAASIRGIHDNDRSVVGTNVKYARIHNQGGDIRQKARTTSLYYKQSKSGEVGNRFVPKRQSNFVQNAHVGAYTVSMPARPFLQLIDSDIDKMKETAQRYFRGLVD
- a CDS encoding phage protease produces the protein MKIRIAALTLKINQATANEIQLFPAGEFAAVDGRPHNVESGQWTLTAELASVLIEQVASSTNPFVIDYEHQTLRTVTNGQPAPAAGWYNALEWRDDGLYAINVTWTKTAATMIDNGEYRFISPTFLYNKKGEVVRLLHAALTNTPALDGMDEVMLAAASRLASLSTSPENITVDEELLANLLQSLRWTLNLPATATAEDIVAELQKIIDAVSAGQGMAATSVGLLALLTQKDEQIVALTATAYDPEKHAPIEVVNDLQAKLAAVSITSTESIVDGLVTAALSDGRLLPVQEAWAKDLGNKSVDSLKSFLDKAPKIAALTGQQSDTQTKPDVDKKNLIMTELDAEQLAICNQFGNDPAEIAKLLQGE
- a CDS encoding DUF2635 domain-containing protein, producing MTTLLVKARAGLKIPLEHNPKKYITTEPVPVESSAYYRRAVKDGDLVLCQPESTKTVNEPVPGEPTHEESTPTVNRGKAK
- a CDS encoding DUF935 domain-containing protein, which produces MPQIVDQYGRPLKSETLKTQQTVKTADISRVYPDHPSRGLNIRKLPRILQQAEQGNLTAQACLFGDMEERDGHLFAEMEKRKNVLLTLDYSIEPPENATAEEKNLAAAVSEWIKGIPNLEDVILNGMTAIGYGFSCQEIAWEMQEKIWVPESLMLRPHYWFNTRPEDGDKIVLDDGTYQNGQSGSELWPFGWLVHRHNARSGFIGSSGLFRVLVWPYLFKNFALRDLAEFLEIYGLPARIAYYAQGTSDEDRDKILNALVRLGHDAVAALPQGNEIKFESAASGGSEPFQAMIDWAERTVSKVVLGSTLTTQADGKSSTNALGNVHNEVRHDLMTSDARQLEGMFKSLISMLAALNGYGDISYRRLPRLVFDTHEEIDLSDFADSVATLVNDVGMDDIPVSWVRKKTGIPAAKNGEPVLKPRVTMTPIPTALNQSILKLAALNSPVSENDDPAMITMENAPLPAEQINQAMSELLTPMIEALSAGKSADEAMNIIAASYPALDDSTLRQVLSQAFFVVDIWGRLNANT
- a CDS encoding DUF1834 family protein, which translates into the protein MITDIETALVARLQAGLGKMVREVASYAGELDDDVGRIVSVFPAIWVTFGGITKTEPSGTSHQKYKTHGRFVVVVGDYNPRSEASTRQGGVNKNEVGSNLLVQSVRRLLIGQDLGLAVKEFMPGRVKTLFNTATRDRGYSVYACEFDTYWMENALENGKWPLRTDDPNDQDAPFNTYHGRLSDPDPDLTSIGTRYHQPGTDTSADVLGNIKLGEQDDNATG
- a CDS encoding HI1506-related protein, with amino-acid sequence MEKVIQITSKREGFRRCGIAHSETTTSYPLDRFTKDELERLQNEPMLIVHITEPTNNAKNDELAELNANVQALYQDVLDGQSKNDELTQKLADALRENNDLQAQLVAGTKALTDAEAEIARLNAELTALKTPESDKPGAKAK
- a CDS encoding gp436 family protein, with translation MSYATGDDMVTTFGERECISLTDHSHTGEIDQSVMDNALSRASAEIDGYLVGRYATPWPDAPRILVGRCCDIARYQLASAERILSDEIKLRYDDAIRFLVQVASGKISLGRTDTGSVIQGSSQVKIYSGSRQFGRDSTGGGAF
- a CDS encoding phage tail sheath C-terminal domain-containing protein, producing MTQIDFDTIKNSIRKPGVYTEFNTRTAVNTLPGNPQRMLVIAPMLVSGSVPSLKPVPVFSDVEAEKYFGAGSLAHIMTRAAIKANAYLQLDVIGLPNDGAGQAATGTLKITGTATKSGTLSVWVSGERVDISIDNASTAATVSSALVTALTQKTDLLVSAALATDTITLTCKTKGAWGNDIQLRAVTTATGLTLTVTAMTGGELDPDIQPALDAVFAAGHHVLACPFSTETALNALSDHLTSTGSAMEQRGAVGCAGWTGTSGTGITLASSVDDGRISMPWYRGSEKLPAILASAYAAVLAAEEDPAQPFDNVEIVGMDVVALEDRISRNEQEMVLYNGLTPIQVGPGNAVQIVRAISTYTVNPAGIADPALLDITTIRTLDYVRTSCNTRLGLRFPNSKKTNRTRARVWSELYDVLLKLEDAEIIENVEANKGYLIVQENGQDVSRYDCVIPSDVVNGLHVIASRIDLYL
- a CDS encoding phage tail protein, translated to MAIEEYIGSIVMDVDSREVEITDLGEQINTGKKIVKTMNSKGVAKGFSRGIATYDLDISAVVPLDGDIDWENLEGVKITITPLSGSGGQRYSYLDCFTSEVGRKYTVDNEAKIDIKMSAMRKVYES